CGGCCGTACCACGGCGTGTTCCACACGGGGCTCATCGCGCTGCCGATGCTGCTGTACATCTGGCTCGGCTTCGGCCGCCGGCGGGCAGGGCCGTGGGAGCGGCGGATCGCGCTGGCGCTGGCGACGTACCCGGCGGCCGGCTTCGTCGCGTCGTGGCTGCCGTGGTGGCGCGTGTCGTGGGCGGGTGCCGCCGCGGTCGCGTCGGTGATCGCCGCGATGGGCCTGCTGCTCGGCCTCGGCGCGCTGGCCGCGCGGCTGCTGCGCGCGCCCGTCGAGGCCGGCCTCGCGGCTGCCGTCGCGTTGGTGCTCGCGGCCGATCTGCTGGCCGGCGGGTACCTGCAGGAGACGGGCATCGCGTCGTACTCCGCGGTCGCGGGGGGTCGTTTCCACGGCATCGGCAACGCCGGCTTCGCCGTCCTCGCCACCGCCGCCGTGATCGCTGTCGGGGCGGCCGTGACGCGGTACGGCGCCAGGGCCTGGCTGGCCCTCGTACCCCTCGTCGTCCTCGTCGGCGCGCCGCCGTGGGGTGCCGACTTCGGTGGCGCGCTGACGCTGACGGCGGCCCTCGTCGTCGCGCTCGCGAAGCGCCCCCGCGCGGTCGTCCTCGGCGCCGCGGCCGGTCTCGCCGTGGCACTGGCGCTGGCGGTGCTCGACTACCGCACCGACGACCCGACGCACCTCGGGCGCTTCGTCGGCGACGTGCTCGAGGGGACGTGGACGGAGACCGTGGGGCGCAAGGCGTCGGCGGCGGCGCACTCGGCGTTCACGTGGTTCCCGCTGCTCGTGGCGGGCTCGGCGGCGTACGCCGTCTCGCGCCGCTGGACCCACCCGATGGTCGCGCCGCTCGTCGTGCTCTGGGCGGTGGGCTCCGCCGTCAACGACACCGGCCTCGTCGTCGCGGCCTGCGGCATGGCGCTGGCCGTGCCGTTGCTGCTCTCGTACACCGAGCGCCCCGCGTGATCGCCGTCGTCATCCCCGCCAAGGACGAGGCGGCGCGCATCGCGTCGACCGTCACCGCGGCACGCACGATCGGTGACGTCGTCGTCGTGGACGACGGCTCGCGCGACGACACGGCGGACGTCGCGCGGGCGGCGGGAGCGACCGTCGTACGGCATCCGCGCAACCGCGGCAAGGCCGCCGCCATGACGACCGGCGCGGCCGCCGTGCCCGACGCGGAGCTGCTGCTGTTCCTCGACGCGGACCTGCGGGAGACCGCCGCCGCGGCGGCCGCTCTCGTCGTCCATGTCGAGGCCGGCGATGCCGACTGCGCCATCGCGAACCTGCCGCGCACTCCGGGCGCGGGCGGGCACGGGTTCGTGGTCCGCCTCGCGCGCGACGGCATCCGCCGCGCGACCGGCTGGGCGCCAGACCAGCCGCTGTCGGGGCAGCGGTGCCTGACGCGGAAGGCGTTCGAGGCGGCGCTGCCGCTGGCGTACGGCTTCGGCGTCGAGACCGCGATGACGATCGACCTGCTGCGCGCGGGGTTCCGCGTCGTGGAGGTGCCGGTGCCGATCGCGCACCGCGTCACCGGCACGGGGTGGCGCGACCAGGTGCACAGGGCGCGGCAGTACGCGCACGTGCTGAGAGCGCTGGCACGCCGCCGCTGACGCGCGCACAGAACTCGTGATCTTGGCAATGTTCGGGTCGCTATAGCGGCCGAAACATCACCAAGATCACCAAGACGGGGCGCTCGCCGGCTAGAGGTCGCCGGCCTTCTGCAGGACCTGCGTCAGCGCCTCGACGACGCGGGGGTCGTACTCGAACGCCATCCCCATGCGCAGCCGTTCCAGCGCGTCCCACGACGCCCGCGTGCCGCGCGCCTCGCGGGAGGTCGAGACGAGGTCGTCGTACGCGCTGCACGCCTTGACGATGCGGGCCGCGAGCGGCACGTCGACGTCGGCGTTCTCGCGCATCTTGCGGTACGGCGACGCCTGTGACTCCACGATGTGCGCGACCCGGTCGAGGGTGCCTGTGGTGCGGATGACCTCGGCGCCGAGCTGCGCGATGCGGCGTCGTTCCGAGGGCGCGACCGTGAGCGTGGAGCCGCGCGGGATCGGGTCGGCGAGGGAGAGCTGGCCGATGTCGTGCATCAGCGCGGCGTACTCGAGGTCGAGCAGGTCGGCGTCGGTGAGGCCGAACTCACGGCCCACCGCGACCGACAGCGTCATGACGCGGCGGGCGTGCCCCGGCTCGACGTAGCCGCCGACCTCGGTGACGCGGGAGAGCGCGCGGATCGTCTGCCGGTACGTCGTCGAGATCGACGCGAAGCGCCGGAACGAGAACTGCGTCACGAGCAGCGGCACGCAGAACACCAGCAGCGCCCACAACCCCATGACGGGGACGGACAGCGCCATGAGGATGCCGGTCGCGGCGGTCGCGATGGACAGCGGGGCCTGGGCGGTGACCTCGTTGCGGAGGATCGGCGCGAACGGCGCCCGCTTGCGCGCGGAGTCCACCGCCGCGGAGAGACCGAGGTCGACGGCGATGCCGACGAGCGCGGCGATGGCCATGGCGAGCAGCGGCTGGTCGGCCCTGCGCCCCACCGCGACGTCCTCCAGCGGGGAGCCGACGAGCACCAGCCGGAACGCCGCCGCCGCGGCCGCCGTCGCGAGGATGCGGCGGGCGAGGTCGGTGGTGCGCGCGTCGCGTTGCAGCGCCTCGTGGATCAGCGCCGACGCGACGCCCGCGACGAACACCACCGCGATGACCGTGGAGACGCCGTGCTCGGCGTCGGTGCCGTTGTCGAGGGCGACGAGCAGCGAGTACGCGAGTGCCGCCGCGCCGCCGATCGGCGACGAGTCGCGGTCGCCGGGGAGGTTGACGCGCAGCAGCTCGCCGACGAGCACCAGCACCGCGAACGACACCGCGACGTGGAGCTGCGGCACGCCCTTCGCGGCAGTCATCGCGAAGCCGGCGACGCCGATGCCGAGGCCCGCGGTGAGGACCGCGCGGCGGGCGAACGCGCCGTTACCCCCGGGCACTGCGCTCCCCCTCCTCGGGCTCCGGCGGCGTCACCGCGACGAGGCCCTGCTTGGTGGAGATGACCGGCACCGGCGAGTCGATGCGCCGGCCCTCCTTGGTGACCTTCTCGCCGTGGAACGGCTCCGCGTGCGGCTCCCAGCCGTGCTTCTCGACCGCGGCGACGAGACAGTCCACGACCTTCGGGTCGAACTGGACCTGCTCGCAGCGCCGTAGCTCCGCGACCGCCTCCTCGACGGTCTTGGCGAGGCGGTACGAGCGCGTGGACGTCATCGAGTCGAACGCGTCGGCCACCATGATGATCCGCGCGAACTCCGGGATCTCCTCGTCCTGCAGGCCCATCGGGTAGCCGCGGCCGTCGAGGCGCTCGTGGTGGTGGTAGACGCCCGAGAGCGCCTCGGTGAGGAAGTCGATCTCGCAGAGCATCTCGTAGCCGCGCAGCGGGTGGAGCTTGATCGCCTCGAACTCGAGCTGGTTCAGCTTGCCCTGCTTCTGCAGCACCTTCGTCGGCACGCCGAGCTTGCCGACGTCGTGCAGCATGCCGGCGATGCGGATGACCTGGACGCGGTCCTCGCGCATGCCCCACTCGCGGGCGATCATCTCGGTCACGCGCGAGACGCGCTCGGAGTGGCCGCGTGTGTAGTAGTCCTTCGTCTCGACCGCCTGGACGAGCGCGCGCACCGTGGAGTCGTACGTCTCGCGCAGCTGCGCGTAGTTGGCGAACGCCGCCCGCGCCACCAGCATCGGCGCCAGGAACAGCACCGCCGCGAGGAAGCCGACCTCCTGGTACAGCTGCGCCATGAGCAGCCCGAGAAGGCCGTAGCCGACGTACGCCACGATGACCGGTGAGACGTTCCCGGCCCAGACGCGCGCCAGCGACAGTTCGGACGTGAGCGACAGGATGCCCGCGATCAGCGAGATGTTGATGACGTAGTACACGAGGCTGGCGGCGATCGCGGCGAGCAGCACCATCGGCACCGACGACTCGGCGATGTTCCGCGTGCCGTCGCCGCCGAGCAGGGCGTCGAACACGAGGCCCGCGGTCAGCGCGGCGAGCGAGAACTGCGCGGCGTTGAAGAACCGCTTGACGGTCCGACCGCTGCCCGACACCGGGTGCAGCGCGCCGGCGAGCCCGATGAGGCCGACGCCGTGGGGGCCGATGACCGCCGCCGCCGCGAGAGCGACGATGAAGCCGACGGAGACGCCCATGTTCTTGCCCATGGGCGTCGCGAAATGAGTGGCGAGGCCATAGAGGAGCGCGAGCGCGCCGAGCTCCACCCACGACCCGCGGAAGCCCATCGACGCGACACCCGCGCTGCCGAAAGCGAGCAGCACGACCACGAGCACGTATAGACGTGCGCGAGGGGGAAGCTCCCGCATCGGACTCCGCATCAGGCGCCAGACTGGGGGACGGGGACCGGCAGGTCCTGCTAGCTCCAGCCGAAGCCAGCGCCGGCGGAGACGAACAGTGCCACGAGGCCACCGAACACAGCAGCGATCTTCTTCATAAGGGCGATCAGCCCCTCTCATTGGATTAGTCACAGGGCTCCGCTAGAAGCCTGTGCCGAATCCGCTCCGCTAGGTAGAGAGGAGAGAGAACGCGCGGAACTGCCGGTCCCGGTCCCACAGTCTGGAGTTGTCAAGGGTCTGCACAACGCGAACTACGCCCCGGTCCATGAACGATCCGGCGCGTCCAACGTTGCGGTGATCCCCCCACCGCGGGTGGTACGACACGCTGAGTGCTGTCTCGGC
This window of the Frankiaceae bacterium genome carries:
- a CDS encoding glycosyltransferase encodes the protein MIAVVIPAKDEAARIASTVTAARTIGDVVVVDDGSRDDTADVARAAGATVVRHPRNRGKAAAMTTGAAAVPDAELLLFLDADLRETAAAAAALVVHVEAGDADCAIANLPRTPGAGGHGFVVRLARDGIRRATGWAPDQPLSGQRCLTRKAFEAALPLAYGFGVETAMTIDLLRAGFRVVEVPVPIAHRVTGTGWRDQVHRARQYAHVLRALARRR
- a CDS encoding HD domain-containing phosphohydrolase; protein product: MPGGNGAFARRAVLTAGLGIGVAGFAMTAAKGVPQLHVAVSFAVLVLVGELLRVNLPGDRDSSPIGGAAALAYSLLVALDNGTDAEHGVSTVIAVVFVAGVASALIHEALQRDARTTDLARRILATAAAAAAFRLVLVGSPLEDVAVGRRADQPLLAMAIAALVGIAVDLGLSAAVDSARKRAPFAPILRNEVTAQAPLSIATAATGILMALSVPVMGLWALLVFCVPLLVTQFSFRRFASISTTYRQTIRALSRVTEVGGYVEPGHARRVMTLSVAVGREFGLTDADLLDLEYAALMHDIGQLSLADPIPRGSTLTVAPSERRRIAQLGAEVIRTTGTLDRVAHIVESQASPYRKMRENADVDVPLAARIVKACSAYDDLVSTSREARGTRASWDALERLRMGMAFEYDPRVVEALTQVLQKAGDL
- a CDS encoding HD-GYP domain-containing protein yields the protein MLLAFGSAGVASMGFRGSWVELGALALLYGLATHFATPMGKNMGVSVGFIVALAAAAVIGPHGVGLIGLAGALHPVSGSGRTVKRFFNAAQFSLAALTAGLVFDALLGGDGTRNIAESSVPMVLLAAIAASLVYYVINISLIAGILSLTSELSLARVWAGNVSPVIVAYVGYGLLGLLMAQLYQEVGFLAAVLFLAPMLVARAAFANYAQLRETYDSTVRALVQAVETKDYYTRGHSERVSRVTEMIAREWGMREDRVQVIRIAGMLHDVGKLGVPTKVLQKQGKLNQLEFEAIKLHPLRGYEMLCEIDFLTEALSGVYHHHERLDGRGYPMGLQDEEIPEFARIIMVADAFDSMTSTRSYRLAKTVEEAVAELRRCEQVQFDPKVVDCLVAAVEKHGWEPHAEPFHGEKVTKEGRRIDSPVPVISTKQGLVAVTPPEPEEGERSARG